A section of the Pseudomonas prosekii genome encodes:
- the astB gene encoding N-succinylarginine dihydrolase, translated as MKSYEVNFDGLVGPTHNYGGLSYGNVASQSNSQQSSNPKEAALQGLAKMKALMEMGFQQGVLAPQERPDVAALRRLGFGGSDAEVIQRAAKEAMPLLVASCSASSMWVANAATVSPSADTADGRVHFTAANLNCKYHRSIEHPTTSRVLGAMFADQKHFAHHAALPAVAQFGDEGAANHTRFCREYGEAGVEFFVFGRSAFDNRYPAPQKYPARQTLEASQAVARLHGLSDDGVVYAQQNPSVIDQGVFHNDVIAVGNGEVLFYHEDAFLDTEQMLAELAGKLAKVGGKFQSVCVPRSAVTVEDAVRSYLFNSQLLSRPDGSMLLIVPEECRGNERVWQYLQGLTSSGGIISEVKVFDLKQSMQNGGGPACLRLRVALNETELAAVNQGVIMTAPLYGSLTAWVDKHYRDRMTENDLADPQLLLECRTALDELTQILKLGAVYPFQIN; from the coding sequence ATGAAATCCTATGAAGTCAATTTTGACGGTCTAGTGGGGCCGACCCATAACTACGGCGGGTTGTCCTACGGCAACGTCGCGTCCCAGAGCAACAGCCAGCAATCCTCGAACCCGAAGGAAGCTGCGCTGCAAGGCCTGGCGAAAATGAAAGCGCTGATGGAAATGGGCTTTCAACAAGGCGTATTGGCACCGCAAGAACGCCCGGACGTCGCCGCATTGCGCCGTTTGGGTTTCGGCGGCAGCGACGCCGAAGTAATCCAGCGCGCCGCCAAAGAAGCGATGCCGTTGCTGGTCGCCAGTTGCTCGGCCTCGAGCATGTGGGTGGCCAACGCCGCCACTGTCAGCCCAAGTGCCGACACCGCCGATGGCCGCGTGCACTTCACCGCCGCCAACCTCAATTGCAAATATCACCGCAGCATCGAGCATCCGACCACCAGCCGCGTGCTCGGCGCGATGTTCGCTGACCAGAAGCACTTCGCCCACCACGCCGCATTGCCGGCGGTGGCGCAGTTCGGCGACGAAGGCGCGGCCAACCACACGCGTTTCTGCCGTGAGTACGGCGAGGCGGGCGTGGAGTTTTTCGTCTTCGGTCGCAGCGCTTTCGACAACCGTTACCCGGCGCCGCAAAAATACCCGGCGCGCCAGACCCTCGAAGCCTCGCAAGCGGTTGCGCGTCTGCACGGTTTGAGCGATGACGGCGTGGTGTACGCGCAGCAGAATCCTTCGGTGATCGATCAGGGCGTGTTCCACAACGACGTAATTGCCGTGGGTAATGGCGAGGTTTTGTTCTATCACGAGGACGCGTTCCTCGACACCGAACAGATGCTCGCCGAACTTGCCGGAAAACTCGCCAAGGTCGGTGGGAAATTTCAGTCTGTTTGCGTACCGCGTTCCGCAGTAACTGTTGAAGACGCGGTTCGGTCCTACCTGTTCAATAGCCAGTTGCTGTCGCGTCCTGACGGCTCGATGCTGTTGATTGTTCCGGAAGAATGCCGGGGCAATGAACGCGTCTGGCAATACCTGCAAGGTTTGACCAGCTCTGGCGGGATCATCAGCGAAGTGAAGGTGTTTGACCTCAAGCAAAGCATGCAGAACGGCGGTGGCCCTGCTTGCCTGAGACTTCGCGTGGCACTCAATGAAACCGAACTGGCGGCGGTCAATCAGGGCGTTATCATGACGGCGCCGTTGTACGGTTCGCTGACCGCATGGGTCGACAAGCACTACCGCGACCGCATGACCGAAAACGATCTGGCGGACCCGCAATTGTTGCTTGAATGCCGGACGGCACTGGATGAATTGACGCAAATCCTTAAACTGGGCGCGGTTTATCCATTCCAGATCAATTGA
- a CDS encoding topoisomerase II yields MSDTLQLILEDTDGTQLETSCTRVAVMWQGKELWIQQDGRGQLLIGVDVEEGDAEYANLLLRPLATNLVSLQLEMEPAEVGDDEDHVHGPDCAHDH; encoded by the coding sequence ATGAGCGATACCCTGCAGCTGATCCTTGAAGACACCGACGGCACGCAACTGGAAACTTCCTGCACCCGCGTCGCGGTCATGTGGCAAGGCAAAGAGCTGTGGATTCAGCAAGACGGCCGCGGTCAATTGCTGATCGGCGTTGACGTCGAAGAAGGCGATGCCGAATACGCCAACCTGCTGCTGCGCCCATTGGCGACTAATCTGGTAAGTCTGCAACTGGAAATGGAACCGGCTGAAGTCGGTGACGACGAAGACCACGTGCACGGCCCGGATTGCGCCCACGACCACTAA
- the astE gene encoding succinylglutamate desuccinylase yields the protein MLALGKLLELTLAGREPAEKTQLTVEGVRMRWLSEGALEVRPPEARDNGLDLLLSAGIHGNETAPIELLDRLLHDIARGDLKPRARILFLFGNPEAIRRGERYIEQDVNRLFNGRHEQSSGSEALRACELERLAASFFSLPDRERLHYDLHTAIRGSKIEQFALYPWKEGRQHSRLQLARLRAAGMEAVLLQNKPSIVFSSYTYDKLGAEAFTLELGKARPFGQNDGVNVDLLETRLKQIIEGTEPPATEASLDGLQLFSVAREIIKHSDNFRLNLPADVENFSELEVGYVLAEDIAQTRWIIEEQGARIIFPNPKVKNGLRAGILIVPTSDDNLA from the coding sequence ATGCTCGCCCTCGGCAAACTGCTTGAACTGACCCTCGCCGGCCGCGAACCGGCGGAGAAGACTCAACTGACTGTCGAAGGCGTGCGCATGCGCTGGTTGAGCGAAGGTGCGCTGGAAGTCCGGCCGCCTGAAGCGCGCGACAATGGCTTGGACCTGCTGCTATCGGCGGGGATCCATGGCAACGAAACAGCGCCGATCGAGTTGCTTGATCGTCTGTTGCACGACATCGCTCGCGGCGATCTGAAGCCGCGCGCACGTATTCTGTTTCTGTTCGGCAACCCTGAAGCGATCCGTCGCGGCGAGCGGTACATCGAGCAGGACGTCAACCGGCTGTTCAACGGCCGTCACGAACAAAGCAGCGGTTCCGAAGCCCTGCGCGCCTGTGAACTCGAGCGCCTCGCGGCGAGTTTCTTCAGCCTGCCGGACCGCGAGCGTTTGCACTACGACCTGCACACGGCGATTCGCGGCTCGAAGATCGAGCAATTTGCGTTGTATCCGTGGAAAGAAGGTCGCCAGCATTCACGCCTGCAACTGGCGCGTCTGCGCGCCGCCGGCATGGAAGCGGTGCTGCTGCAGAACAAGCCGTCGATCGTCTTCAGTTCGTACACTTACGACAAGCTGGGCGCCGAGGCCTTTACCCTGGAATTGGGCAAGGCGCGGCCGTTCGGGCAGAACGACGGGGTGAATGTCGATCTGCTGGAAACGCGTCTGAAGCAAATCATCGAAGGCACTGAGCCGCCTGCCACCGAAGCCTCACTCGACGGTTTGCAGCTGTTCAGCGTGGCGCGGGAAATCATCAAGCACAGCGACAACTTCCGGTTGAACCTGCCAGCGGATGTCGAGAACTTTTCGGAATTGGAAGTGGGTTACGTGCTGGCCGAAGACATCGCCCAGACCCGCTGGATCATCGAAGAGCAGGGCGCGCGGATTATCTTCCCCAACCCCAAAGTCAAAAACGGCCTGCGCGCCGGCATCCTGATCGTGCCGACCAGCGACGACAACCTCGCCTGA
- a CDS encoding 6,7-dimethyl-8-ribityllumazine synthase produces MQPTAIDSKSKNHQGERVAFIQACWHKEIVDQSRHGFVAEMLAQGYQESDIDFFEVGGAFEIPLHAKLLAKSGRYAGIVAAGLVVDGGIYRHEFVAQSVISGLMQVQLETEVPVFSVVLTPHHFHAGEEHQKFFFEHFVHKGQEAAKTCADTLHKMRALRRNEPRAVAV; encoded by the coding sequence ATGCAACCCACCGCAATCGACAGCAAAAGCAAAAACCATCAGGGCGAGCGCGTCGCGTTCATCCAAGCCTGCTGGCACAAGGAAATCGTCGATCAGAGCCGTCATGGCTTCGTCGCCGAAATGCTTGCCCAGGGTTATCAGGAATCCGACATCGATTTCTTCGAAGTCGGCGGTGCCTTTGAAATTCCACTGCACGCCAAGCTGCTGGCCAAGTCCGGCCGTTACGCCGGCATCGTCGCTGCAGGCCTGGTGGTCGACGGCGGGATTTACCGCCATGAGTTCGTCGCCCAATCGGTGATCAGCGGCCTGATGCAGGTTCAGCTGGAAACCGAAGTGCCAGTGTTCTCGGTGGTTTTGACCCCGCATCACTTCCATGCAGGCGAAGAACATCAGAAGTTCTTCTTCGAGCATTTCGTGCACAAGGGCCAGGAAGCGGCGAAGACCTGCGCGGATACGCTGCATAAAATGCGTGCGTTGCGTCGTAATGAGCCGCGCGCGGTAGCGGTTTAA
- the ltaE gene encoding low-specificity L-threonine aldolase, translating into MSVIDLRSDTVTQPSQAMLEAMAAADTGDDVYGEDPTVNRLETELAKRLGFAAALFVPTGTMSNLLGLMAHCERGEEYIVGQQAHTYKYEGGGAAVLGSIQPQPLEVQEDGSLDLAHVAAAIKPDDFHFARTRLLALENTMQGKVLPLEYLARARSFTREHGLALHLDGARLYNAAVKLNVDARQITQHFDSVSVCLSKGLGAPIGSVLCGSVEFIAKARRLRKMVGGGMRQAGILAAAGLYALDHNVQRLADDHANAQALADGLREAGYAVEPVQTNMVYVAMGERADALKAFAAERGIKLSAAGRLRMVTHMDISRAQIEQVIATFVEFSRN; encoded by the coding sequence ATGAGCGTTATCGATCTTCGCAGCGACACCGTCACACAACCGTCCCAGGCAATGCTCGAGGCGATGGCCGCTGCGGACACTGGTGACGACGTGTATGGCGAAGATCCGACGGTCAATCGTCTGGAAACCGAACTGGCAAAACGGCTGGGTTTTGCCGCCGCGTTGTTCGTGCCGACGGGCACCATGAGTAATTTGCTCGGGTTGATGGCGCACTGCGAGCGCGGCGAGGAATACATCGTCGGTCAGCAGGCGCACACCTATAAGTACGAAGGTGGCGGGGCGGCGGTGCTCGGTTCGATCCAGCCGCAACCGCTGGAAGTCCAGGAAGACGGGTCGCTGGACCTGGCGCATGTAGCTGCCGCGATCAAACCGGATGACTTCCATTTCGCCCGCACCCGCTTGCTGGCGCTGGAAAACACCATGCAGGGCAAAGTCCTGCCGCTGGAATATCTGGCTCGGGCGCGCAGCTTCACCCGCGAACATGGCTTGGCGTTGCACCTGGACGGCGCGCGGTTGTACAACGCGGCGGTGAAGCTCAACGTTGATGCGCGGCAGATCACACAGCATTTCGATTCGGTTTCGGTGTGCCTGTCCAAAGGGCTTGGCGCGCCGATCGGTTCGGTGTTGTGCGGCTCGGTCGAGTTCATCGCCAAGGCGCGGCGCTTGCGCAAGATGGTCGGCGGCGGCATGCGTCAGGCCGGGATTCTGGCGGCAGCGGGGCTGTATGCGTTGGATCACAACGTCCAGCGCCTGGCCGACGATCACGCCAATGCGCAAGCGCTGGCCGATGGTTTGCGCGAGGCCGGTTACGCCGTCGAGCCGGTGCAGACCAACATGGTTTACGTGGCCATGGGTGAGCGCGCCGACGCGCTCAAGGCCTTCGCCGCCGAGCGCGGGATCAAGCTCAGCGCCGCCGGGCGCCTGCGCATGGTCACGCACATGGACATCAGCCGCGCGCAAATCGAGCAAGTCATCGCGACATTCGT